A genomic stretch from Vibrio coralliilyticus includes:
- the rpoC gene encoding DNA-directed RNA polymerase subunit beta': MKDLLNFLKAQHKTEEFDAIKIGLSSPDMIRSWSFGEVKKPETINYRTFKPERDGLFCARIFGPVKDYECLCGKYKRLKHRGVICEKCGVEVTQTKVRRDRMGHIELASPVAHIWFLKSLPSRIGLLMDIPLRDIERVLYFEMYVVTEPGMTDLEKSQMLTEEEYLDRLEEWGDEFTAKMGAEAIKDLLASMDLPAEIEEMREELQSTNSETKRKKITKRLKLVEAFVQSGNNPEWMILTVLPVLPPDLRPLVPLDGGRFATSDLNDLYRRVINRNNRLKRLLELAAPDIIVRNEKRMLQESVDALLDNGRRGRAITGSNKRPLKSLADMIKGKQGRFRQNLLGKRVDYSGRSVITVGPYLRLHQCGLPKKMALELFKPFIYSKLETRGLATTIKAAKKMVEREEAVVWDILDEVIREHPVLLNRAPTLHRLGIQAFEPVLIEGKAIQLHPLVCAAYNADFDGDQMAVHVPLTLEAQLEARTLMMSTNNILSPASGDPIIVPSQDVVLGLYYMTRDKINVKGEGMYLASPAEAEKAYRTKSAELHARVKVRITETVKDEDGNSTTKTKLVDTTIGRAMLWQIVPSGLPFSIVNQKLGKKQISHLLNEAYRKLGLKDTVIFADQIMYTGFAYAALSGVSVGIDDMVVPDAKYTEIEEAEAEVREIQEQYQSGLVTAGERYNKVIDIWASTNDRVAKLMMENLSSETVVNREGEDEQQESFNSIYMMADSGARGSAAQIRQLAGMRGLMARPDGSIIETPITANFKEGLNVLQYFISTHGARKGLADTALKTANSGYLTRRLVDVAQDVVVHEHDCGTHEGIDMMPHIEGGDVKVALSELALGRVVAEDVLKPGTDDVLIPRNTLIDEKWCQIMEENSVDRMKVRSVVTCDADFGCCAQCYGRDLARGHLVNQGEAVGVIAAQSIGEPGTQLTMRTFHIGGAASTAAAENSIQAKTTGTVKLHNAKFVTNKDGKLVITSRASELTIIDEFGRTKEKHKLPYGSLLSKGDNDAVEAGETVANWEAHTMPIITEVAGRIQFVDMIDGVTVSRQTDDLTGLSSSEVTEAAARPAAGKDMRPAIKLVDEQGNDVMIPGTDMPAHYFLPGKAIVNIEDGAEVGVGDTLSRIPQKSGGNKDITGGLPRVADLFEARKPKEPAILAEHTGTVSFGKETKGKRRLVITREGGDAYEEMIPKHRQLNVFEGEKVERGDVIADGPESPHDILRLRGIHAVTQYIANEVQEVYRLQGVKINDKHIETIVRQMLRKCTITHAGDSTEFLVGEQVEYANVKIANRQLEAEGKELVRFERELLGITKASLATESFISAASFQETTRVLTEAAVSGKRDELRGLKENVIVGRLIPAGTGFAYHQDRQAKRTEEQEGPSAEQATDNLAALLNAGFSADE; the protein is encoded by the coding sequence GTGAAAGACTTATTAAACTTTCTAAAAGCACAGCATAAGACCGAAGAATTTGATGCAATCAAAATCGGTCTATCTTCACCGGACATGATCCGTTCATGGTCTTTCGGTGAAGTTAAAAAACCTGAAACGATCAACTATCGTACGTTCAAACCTGAACGTGATGGTCTGTTCTGTGCGCGTATCTTTGGTCCAGTTAAAGACTACGAATGTCTTTGTGGCAAATATAAGCGTCTGAAACACCGTGGTGTTATTTGTGAGAAGTGTGGCGTTGAAGTTACACAAACTAAAGTTCGTCGTGACCGTATGGGCCACATCGAGCTTGCTTCACCAGTTGCTCACATCTGGTTCCTAAAATCGCTACCGTCTCGTATCGGTCTACTAATGGATATCCCTCTACGTGATATCGAACGTGTTCTCTACTTCGAAATGTACGTAGTAACTGAACCAGGTATGACGGATCTAGAAAAATCTCAGATGCTGACTGAAGAAGAGTATCTGGATCGTCTAGAAGAGTGGGGCGATGAATTCACGGCTAAGATGGGGGCAGAAGCGATCAAAGACCTACTTGCGTCTATGGATCTGCCTGCTGAAATCGAAGAAATGCGTGAAGAGCTTCAGTCTACTAACTCAGAGACTAAGCGTAAGAAGATCACTAAGCGTCTGAAGCTAGTTGAAGCGTTCGTTCAATCTGGTAACAACCCAGAGTGGATGATCCTAACTGTGCTTCCGGTACTTCCGCCAGATCTACGTCCTCTAGTACCACTAGATGGCGGTCGCTTCGCGACTTCTGATCTGAACGATCTATACCGTCGCGTAATCAACCGTAACAACCGTTTGAAGCGTCTACTAGAGCTTGCTGCTCCGGACATCATCGTACGTAACGAAAAACGTATGTTGCAAGAGTCTGTTGATGCGCTACTAGACAACGGTCGTCGCGGTCGCGCGATCACAGGTTCGAACAAGCGTCCTCTGAAATCTCTTGCTGATATGATCAAGGGTAAACAAGGTCGTTTCCGTCAGAACCTTCTAGGTAAACGTGTAGACTACTCTGGTCGTTCTGTAATCACAGTAGGTCCATACCTTCGTCTGCACCAGTGTGGTCTTCCTAAGAAGATGGCACTTGAGCTATTCAAACCATTTATCTACAGCAAGCTTGAGACTCGTGGCCTAGCAACGACAATCAAAGCGGCTAAGAAGATGGTAGAGCGTGAAGAAGCGGTCGTTTGGGATATCCTAGACGAAGTAATCCGTGAACACCCTGTACTATTGAACCGTGCCCCTACACTTCACCGTCTAGGTATCCAGGCGTTCGAACCTGTACTGATCGAAGGTAAAGCGATTCAGCTACACCCACTTGTGTGTGCGGCGTACAACGCGGACTTCGATGGTGACCAAATGGCGGTTCACGTGCCTCTAACTCTAGAAGCACAGCTTGAAGCTCGTACTCTGATGATGTCGACAAACAACATTCTGTCGCCAGCGTCAGGTGATCCGATCATCGTACCTTCGCAGGACGTTGTATTGGGTCTTTACTACATGACTCGTGACAAGATCAACGTCAAAGGCGAAGGTATGTACCTTGCTAGCCCAGCTGAAGCTGAGAAAGCATACCGTACTAAGTCTGCAGAGCTACACGCTCGCGTTAAAGTTCGTATCACTGAGACAGTGAAAGATGAAGATGGCAACAGCACTACAAAGACTAAGCTAGTTGATACTACTATCGGTCGTGCAATGCTATGGCAAATCGTGCCATCTGGTCTTCCGTTCAGCATCGTTAACCAGAAGCTAGGTAAGAAGCAAATCTCTCACCTACTTAACGAGGCTTACCGTAAGCTAGGTCTGAAAGATACGGTTATCTTCGCTGACCAAATCATGTACACAGGTTTTGCTTATGCAGCACTTTCTGGTGTATCGGTTGGTATCGACGACATGGTTGTGCCAGATGCGAAATACACTGAGATCGAAGAAGCAGAAGCAGAAGTTCGCGAAATTCAAGAACAGTACCAATCTGGTCTTGTAACTGCGGGTGAGCGCTACAACAAAGTGATCGATATTTGGGCTTCAACCAACGATCGTGTCGCGAAGTTGATGATGGAAAACCTTTCATCTGAAACGGTAGTGAACCGTGAAGGTGAAGACGAGCAACAAGAATCGTTCAACAGCATCTACATGATGGCTGACTCGGGCGCACGTGGTTCTGCAGCTCAGATTCGTCAGCTTGCAGGTATGCGTGGTCTGATGGCGCGTCCAGATGGTTCAATCATCGAAACGCCGATCACAGCGAACTTTAAAGAAGGTCTAAACGTACTTCAGTACTTTATCTCAACGCACGGTGCTCGTAAGGGTCTTGCGGATACGGCACTGAAAACAGCGAACTCGGGTTACCTAACTCGTCGTCTAGTAGACGTTGCTCAAGACGTTGTTGTACACGAGCATGACTGTGGCACGCACGAAGGTATCGACATGATGCCGCACATTGAAGGTGGTGACGTTAAAGTTGCGCTTTCTGAGCTTGCTCTAGGCCGTGTTGTTGCAGAAGACGTACTGAAGCCAGGTACGGACGATGTTCTGATCCCACGTAACACTCTAATTGATGAGAAGTGGTGTCAGATCATGGAAGAGAACTCAGTTGACCGCATGAAAGTGCGCTCTGTAGTTACTTGTGATGCGGACTTCGGTTGTTGTGCACAGTGTTACGGCCGTGATCTAGCACGTGGTCACCTAGTGAACCAAGGTGAAGCTGTCGGCGTTATTGCTGCTCAGTCTATCGGTGAACCAGGTACACAGCTTACAATGCGTACGTTCCACATCGGTGGTGCAGCATCGACTGCAGCTGCAGAGAACAGCATCCAAGCTAAGACTACAGGTACGGTTAAGCTTCATAACGCGAAATTCGTTACAAACAAAGATGGCAAGCTAGTGATCACTTCTCGTGCATCAGAGCTAACCATCATTGACGAATTTGGCCGTACTAAAGAGAAGCACAAACTGCCATACGGCTCTCTACTTTCTAAAGGCGACAACGATGCCGTTGAAGCTGGTGAAACAGTAGCGAACTGGGAAGCGCATACCATGCCAATCATTACTGAAGTGGCAGGTCGCATCCAGTTTGTAGACATGATCGATGGTGTGACAGTTTCTCGTCAAACCGATGATCTAACGGGTCTATCTTCAAGCGAAGTTACAGAAGCTGCCGCTCGCCCAGCAGCAGGTAAAGATATGCGTCCAGCTATCAAACTTGTTGATGAGCAAGGTAACGACGTAATGATCCCTGGTACAGATATGCCAGCTCACTACTTCTTACCTGGTAAAGCGATTGTAAACATCGAAGATGGCGCAGAAGTAGGCGTGGGTGATACGCTATCTCGTATCCCTCAGAAATCTGGCGGTAACAAAGATATCACCGGTGGTCTACCACGCGTAGCTGACCTATTCGAAGCTCGTAAGCCTAAAGAGCCTGCGATCCTTGCTGAGCACACAGGTACTGTGAGCTTTGGTAAAGAAACGAAAGGTAAGCGTCGTCTAGTAATCACTCGTGAAGGCGGTGACGCTTACGAAGAGATGATTCCTAAGCATCGTCAGCTTAACGTATTCGAAGGCGAGAAAGTTGAACGTGGTGACGTGATCGCAGATGGTCCAGAGTCTCCACATGACATTCTACGTCTACGTGGTATCCACGCTGTGACTCAGTACATCGCGAACGAAGTTCAAGAAGTATACCGTCTGCAAGGCGTTAAGATTAACGATAAGCACATTGAGACTATCGTTCGTCAGATGCTACGTAAGTGTACAATCACTCACGCAGGTGACTCTACAGAGTTCCTAGTTGGTGAACAGGTTGAATACGCGAACGTTAAGATTGCTAACCGTCAGCTAGAAGCTGAAGGCAAAGAGTTAGTACGTTTCGAGCGTGAGCTACTTGGTATTACTAAGGCATCTCTAGCGACTGAATCGTTCATCTCTGCGGCATCGTTCCAGGAGACAACTCGCGTACTAACAGAAGCAGCTGTTTCTGGTAAACGTGATGAGCTACGTGGTCTGAAAGAAAACGTCATTGTTGGTCGTCTAATTCCAGCAGGTACAGGTTTCGCTTACCACCAAGATCGTCAAGCTAAGCGCACTGAAGAACAAGAAGGTCCTTCAGCAGAGCAAGCCACTGACAATCTTGCAGCATTGCTAAACGCAGGTTTCTCTGCTGACGAGTAA
- the rpoB gene encoding DNA-directed RNA polymerase subunit beta, producing the protein MVYSYTEKKRIRKDFGTRPQVLDIPYLLSIQLDSFEKFIEQDPEGQYGLEAAFRSVFPIQSYNGNSELQYVSYRLGEPVFDVKECQIRGVTYSKPLRVKLRLVIFDKDAPAGTVKDIKEQEVYMGEIPLMTDNGTFVINGTERVIVSQLHRSPGVFFDSDKGKTHSSGKVLYNARIIPYRGSWLDFEFDPKDNLYVRIDRRRKLPASIILRALGKTTEEILDIFFEKVNFEVKDQTLLMELVPDRLRGETASFDIEANGKTYVETGRRVTARHIRQLEKDGVEHIEVPVEYIVGKVSSKDYINEATGEIIVAANQEISLEALANLSQAGHKALEVLFTNDLDHGPFMSDTLRIDSTVDRISALVEIYRMMRPGEPPTKEAAEALFDSLFFSEERYDLSTVGRMKFNSSIEREDAQEQGTLDETDIVEVMKKLIAIRNGIGEVDDIDHLGNRRIRSVGEMAENQFRVGLVRVERAVKERLSLGDLDAIMPQDLINAKPISAAVKEFFGSSQLSQFMDQNNPLSEVTHKRRISALGPGGLTRERAGFEVRDVHVTHYGRLCPIETPEGPNIGLINSLSAFARCNEYGFLETPYRRVVDGVVTDEVDYLSAIQEGQYVIAQANTVLSEQGTFAEELITARQKGESGLHPREHVDYMDVATNQVVSIAASLIPFLEHDDANRALMGANMQRQAVPTLKADKPLVGTGIERNIAVDSGVTAVAKRGGVIQSVDASRIVVKVNEDELIPGEAGIDIYNLTKYTRSNQNTCINQRPCVMPGEPVARGDVLADGPSTDLGELALGQNMRIAFMPWNGYNFEDSILVSERVVQEDRFTTIHIQELSCVARDTKLGAEEITADIPNVGESALSKLDESGIVYIGAEVKGGDILVGKVTPKGETQLTPEEKLLRAIFGEKASDVKDTSLRVPNSVSGTIIDVQVFTRDGVEKDKRALEIEQMQLKEAKKDLTEEFQILEGGLLNRVKAVLIDGGYTEAKLDTIDRKKWLELTLEDDAQQTQLEQLAEQYDELRADFDKKFETKRRKITQGDDLAPGVLKIVKVYLAVKRRIQPGDKMAGRHGNKGVISKINPVEDMPYDEKGQPVDIVLNPLGVPSRMNIGQILEVHLGLAAKGIGDKINQMVKEQQELAKFRDFLQKVYDLGETRQQVDIASLSDDEVRTLINNLRGGLPIATPVFDGANETSIKELLKLGDLPESGQLTLFDGRTGDAFERPVTVGYMYMLKLNHLVDDKMHARSTGSYSLVTQQPLGGKAQFGGQRFGEMEVWALEAYGAAYTLQEMLTVKSDDVNGRTKMYKNIVDGNHSMEPGMPESFNVLLKEIRSLGINIELEDEE; encoded by the coding sequence ATGGTTTACTCTTATACCGAGAAAAAGCGCATCCGTAAGGACTTTGGTACTCGTCCACAAGTGTTGGACATTCCATACCTGCTATCGATCCAGCTCGATTCGTTCGAAAAATTCATCGAACAGGATCCTGAAGGTCAATACGGTCTTGAAGCTGCTTTCCGTTCTGTATTTCCAATTCAGAGCTACAACGGCAATTCCGAGCTGCAATACGTTAGCTACCGTCTTGGTGAGCCAGTTTTTGATGTTAAAGAATGTCAAATTCGCGGCGTAACTTACTCAAAACCACTTCGCGTAAAACTACGCCTAGTTATCTTTGATAAAGACGCGCCAGCAGGTACTGTAAAAGACATTAAAGAACAAGAAGTCTACATGGGCGAAATTCCGCTTATGACAGACAATGGTACCTTCGTTATCAATGGTACCGAGAGGGTTATCGTATCCCAGCTGCACAGAAGCCCAGGTGTATTCTTCGACAGCGATAAAGGTAAGACCCACTCTTCAGGTAAAGTTCTATATAACGCACGTATCATTCCTTACCGTGGTTCATGGCTTGATTTCGAGTTTGATCCTAAGGACAACCTATACGTACGTATTGACCGCCGTCGTAAGCTACCAGCATCTATCATTCTTCGCGCACTAGGTAAGACGACAGAAGAGATCCTGGACATCTTCTTTGAGAAGGTGAACTTCGAGGTTAAAGATCAAACTCTACTTATGGAGTTGGTTCCTGATCGTCTACGTGGTGAAACTGCGTCATTCGATATCGAAGCAAACGGCAAGACTTACGTTGAAACAGGCCGTCGTGTAACGGCACGCCACATCCGTCAGCTTGAAAAAGATGGCGTTGAGCACATCGAAGTACCAGTAGAGTACATCGTAGGCAAAGTGTCTTCGAAAGACTACATCAACGAAGCGACTGGCGAGATCATCGTTGCGGCTAACCAAGAAATCAGTCTTGAAGCACTAGCGAATCTATCTCAGGCAGGCCATAAAGCTCTAGAAGTTCTATTTACGAACGACCTAGATCACGGTCCATTCATGTCAGACACGCTACGTATCGACAGCACGGTTGATCGTATTTCTGCACTGGTAGAAATCTACCGCATGATGCGCCCTGGTGAGCCACCAACGAAAGAAGCTGCTGAAGCACTATTCGACAGCCTATTCTTCTCAGAAGAGCGTTACGATCTATCGACTGTTGGTCGTATGAAGTTTAACAGCTCTATCGAACGTGAAGATGCTCAAGAGCAAGGCACACTTGACGAAACTGATATCGTTGAAGTGATGAAGAAGCTTATCGCTATCCGTAACGGCATCGGTGAAGTGGACGATATCGACCACCTAGGTAACCGTCGTATCCGTTCTGTTGGCGAAATGGCAGAAAACCAATTCCGCGTTGGTCTAGTACGTGTTGAACGTGCTGTTAAAGAGCGTCTAAGCCTTGGTGATCTTGATGCAATCATGCCTCAAGACCTAATCAACGCTAAGCCTATCTCTGCTGCGGTTAAAGAATTCTTTGGCTCTTCACAGCTGTCACAGTTCATGGACCAAAACAACCCGCTATCAGAAGTTACGCACAAGCGTCGTATCTCTGCTTTGGGTCCTGGTGGTCTTACTCGTGAACGTGCTGGCTTCGAAGTACGTGACGTACACGTAACTCACTACGGTCGTCTGTGTCCTATCGAAACGCCTGAAGGTCCAAACATCGGTCTGATCAACTCCCTATCTGCGTTTGCACGTTGTAACGAGTACGGTTTCCTTGAGACTCCATACCGTCGCGTAGTAGATGGTGTAGTAACAGACGAAGTTGATTACCTATCTGCTATTCAGGAAGGTCAGTACGTTATCGCTCAGGCGAACACGGTACTTTCTGAGCAAGGTACATTTGCTGAAGAGCTAATCACAGCTCGTCAGAAAGGTGAATCTGGCCTACACCCACGCGAACATGTTGACTACATGGACGTTGCAACTAACCAGGTTGTATCTATCGCTGCATCGCTTATCCCGTTCCTAGAACACGATGATGCGAACCGTGCATTGATGGGTGCGAACATGCAACGTCAGGCCGTTCCAACACTTAAGGCTGACAAGCCTCTAGTTGGTACTGGTATCGAGCGTAACATCGCCGTTGACTCTGGTGTTACAGCGGTAGCGAAACGTGGTGGTGTAATCCAGTCTGTAGATGCCTCTCGTATCGTTGTTAAAGTTAACGAAGACGAGCTGATCCCTGGCGAAGCAGGTATCGATATCTACAACCTAACTAAATACACTCGTTCTAACCAAAACACGTGTATCAACCAGCGTCCATGTGTGATGCCGGGTGAACCTGTAGCACGTGGCGACGTTCTTGCTGACGGTCCTTCAACAGACCTTGGTGAACTAGCTCTTGGTCAGAACATGCGTATCGCGTTTATGCCTTGGAACGGTTACAACTTCGAAGACTCGATTTTAGTATCTGAGCGCGTAGTTCAAGAAGACCGTTTCACGACTATCCACATTCAAGAGCTATCTTGTGTGGCGCGTGATACTAAGCTTGGTGCTGAAGAAATTACAGCTGACATTCCAAACGTAGGTGAATCTGCTCTGTCTAAACTAGACGAGTCAGGTATCGTTTACATCGGTGCGGAAGTGAAAGGCGGTGATATCCTTGTAGGTAAAGTAACGCCTAAAGGTGAAACTCAGCTAACGCCTGAAGAGAAGCTACTACGTGCTATCTTCGGTGAGAAAGCATCAGACGTTAAAGACACGTCTCTACGCGTACCAAACTCTGTATCCGGTACGATCATCGACGTTCAAGTATTTACTCGTGACGGTGTCGAAAAAGACAAACGTGCACTTGAAATTGAACAGATGCAGCTAAAAGAAGCGAAGAAAGACCTGACTGAAGAATTCCAGATTCTTGAGGGTGGCCTTCTAAACCGCGTTAAAGCTGTACTCATCGATGGTGGTTACACTGAAGCGAAACTAGACACTATCGATCGTAAGAAGTGGCTAGAGTTAACGCTTGAAGATGATGCTCAACAGACTCAACTTGAACAGCTTGCTGAGCAGTATGACGAGCTACGTGCTGATTTCGATAAGAAGTTTGAAACCAAGCGTCGTAAGATCACACAAGGTGATGATCTCGCACCTGGCGTACTGAAGATCGTTAAGGTTTACCTTGCGGTTAAACGTCGTATCCAGCCTGGTGATAAGATGGCGGGTCGTCACGGTAACAAGGGTGTAATCTCTAAGATCAACCCTGTTGAAGACATGCCTTACGATGAGAAAGGCCAGCCGGTTGACATCGTACTGAACCCACTGGGTGTACCTTCGCGTATGAACATCGGTCAGATCCTAGAAGTTCACTTAGGTCTGGCAGCGAAAGGCATCGGTGACAAGATCAACCAAATGGTGAAAGAGCAGCAAGAACTGGCTAAGTTCCGTGACTTCCTACAGAAAGTTTACGATCTTGGCGAAACTCGTCAGCAAGTCGACATTGCATCGCTTTCTGATGATGAAGTTCGTACGCTGATCAACAACCTGCGTGGTGGTCTGCCAATCGCGACACCAGTATTTGATGGTGCGAATGAAACGTCAATCAAAGAGCTTCTCAAACTCGGTGACTTGCCAGAATCTGGTCAGTTAACGCTGTTTGATGGTCGCACAGGTGATGCGTTTGAGCGTCCTGTAACGGTTGGTTACATGTACATGCTGAAACTGAACCACCTTGTTGATGACAAGATGCACGCTCGTTCTACTGGTTCGTACAGCCTAGTAACTCAGCAACCACTTGGTGGTAAAGCTCAGTTCGGTGGTCAGCGTTTCGGTGAGATGGAAGTATGGGCACTAGAAGCATACGGTGCTGCTTACACGCTTCAAGAAATGCTAACGGTTAAGTCGGATGACGTTAACGGCCGTACTAAGATGTACAAAAACATCGTAGACGGTAACCACAGCATGGAACCTGGCATGCCAGAATCGTTCAACGTACTGTTGAAAGAGATTCGCTCGCTAGGTATCAACATCGAGCTAGAAGACGAAGAGTAA
- a CDS encoding anaerobic C4-dicarboxylate transporter produces MVAVELLVVLLFIFLGARIGGIGIGFAGGAGVIALSLILGVPTSQAYIPVDVILIIMSVITAIAAMQVAGGMDWLVQLAENFLRKNPERITFYAPIVTFLMTLMAGTGHTAFSTLPVIAEVAKGQGVRPSRPLSIAVVASQIAITASPISAAVVAFAAMLAPMGVDYLTLLAVCIPTTFIACMIGAFVANFMGSELKDDPIYQERLEKGLIKLATEKQRDILPTAKTATYIFLAAIGFVVCYAAAISKSVGLIVDPALGRNEAIMTVMLAAAAAIVLFTKIDAAKIPNASTFRSGMTACVCVLGVAWLGSTFVNAHVDGIKEVAGALLSDYPWLLAMVLFFASMLLYSQGATTVALMPAALAIGVAPLTAVASFAAVSALFVLPTYPTLLAAVEMDDTGSTRIGSYVFNHPFFIPGVVTIASAVGLGFTFGGLLI; encoded by the coding sequence ATGGTAGCGGTCGAACTATTAGTCGTTCTGCTCTTTATCTTTTTAGGAGCCAGAATAGGTGGGATTGGCATTGGCTTTGCGGGTGGTGCAGGCGTTATCGCATTGTCATTAATTCTTGGCGTACCGACCAGTCAGGCCTACATTCCTGTGGATGTAATTCTGATCATCATGTCGGTCATCACAGCGATTGCCGCGATGCAGGTCGCCGGTGGTATGGATTGGTTAGTACAACTGGCAGAAAACTTCTTGCGCAAAAACCCAGAGCGCATCACCTTTTATGCGCCTATCGTCACTTTCCTTATGACATTAATGGCAGGTACGGGTCACACCGCATTTTCAACGCTGCCTGTTATTGCGGAAGTCGCAAAAGGTCAAGGGGTGCGTCCATCTCGTCCTCTCTCTATTGCTGTGGTCGCATCGCAAATCGCGATTACCGCTTCCCCAATCTCAGCAGCCGTCGTGGCATTCGCTGCGATGCTGGCACCAATGGGGGTTGATTACCTGACACTACTTGCGGTGTGCATCCCAACCACCTTCATTGCTTGTATGATTGGCGCCTTTGTCGCTAACTTTATGGGCAGTGAATTAAAAGATGACCCGATTTATCAGGAGCGCTTGGAGAAAGGTCTGATCAAACTCGCAACGGAAAAGCAGCGTGACATTCTTCCAACAGCGAAAACAGCCACATATATCTTCCTTGCAGCAATTGGTTTCGTGGTTTGCTACGCGGCGGCCATCTCTAAATCCGTAGGCCTGATTGTTGATCCAGCACTTGGCCGTAATGAAGCCATCATGACAGTGATGCTGGCCGCAGCAGCAGCGATCGTTTTATTTACAAAGATTGATGCAGCAAAAATTCCTAACGCCTCAACGTTCCGTTCTGGAATGACCGCTTGTGTGTGTGTTCTAGGTGTGGCTTGGTTAGGTTCAACCTTCGTCAACGCGCATGTGGATGGCATTAAAGAAGTGGCAGGTGCGCTGCTGTCTGATTACCCATGGCTACTGGCGATGGTACTGTTCTTTGCTTCTATGCTGCTTTACTCGCAAGGAGCAACCACAGTGGCTCTGATGCCAGCAGCACTTGCAATCGGTGTCGCTCCGCTCACAGCAGTGGCTTCTTTCGCCGCAGTAAGCGCACTATTCGTTCTACCGACTTACCCAACTCTGCTTGCCGCAGTGGAAATGGATGACACAGGTTCAACTCGCATCGGTAGCTATGTCTTTAACCACCCATTCTTCATTCCGGGTGTGGTGACCATTGCTTCAGCGGTTGGATTAGGTTTCACTTTCGGTGGTTTACTGATCTAA
- the rplL gene encoding 50S ribosomal protein L7/L12 — MSITNEQILDAVAEMSVMQVVELIEAMEEKFGVSAAAAVVAGGAAGGEAAAEQTEFDVILESAGGNKVAVIKAVRGATGLGLKEAKALVDGAPAPLKEGIEKDEAEALKAQLEEAGASVTVK, encoded by the coding sequence ATGTCTATTACTAACGAGCAAATCCTAGACGCAGTTGCAGAAATGTCTGTAATGCAAGTTGTTGAACTAATCGAAGCAATGGAAGAGAAATTCGGTGTTTCTGCTGCTGCTGCTGTTGTAGCTGGCGGCGCTGCTGGTGGCGAAGCTGCTGCTGAGCAAACTGAATTCGACGTAATCCTAGAATCTGCTGGCGGTAACAAAGTTGCTGTAATCAAAGCAGTACGTGGCGCAACTGGCCTAGGTCTTAAAGAAGCTAAAGCTCTAGTAGACGGCGCACCTGCACCTCTAAAAGAAGGCATCGAGAAAGATGAAGCTGAAGCTCTTAAAGCTCAGCTAGAAGAAGCTGGTGCAAGTGTTACTGTTAAGTAA